One Pseudochaenichthys georgianus chromosome 7, fPseGeo1.2, whole genome shotgun sequence DNA segment encodes these proteins:
- the LOC117450172 gene encoding transcription factor HES-2-like, with protein MSPNMICETLPSFSPRLTVAKRKEALELRKTMKPLMEKRRRARINDSLNHLKNLIIPLTGIDKTRHSKLEKADILEMTVRFLSEIPPVSTKNTADRYREGFKACLERVSTMLPKTSLDQDACQRVNEFVQQSSSATVTPTCLNCCAQSSRTLPQMQQKLLSLKSSFSSRLENQSRGSSSAVAPSRVHPGPQAVSASMWRPW; from the exons ATGTCTCCAAACATGATTTGCGAAACTCTCCCATCTTTTTCTCCAAGGCTCACTGTGGCCAAACGAAAAGAGGCTCTCGAGCTCAGAAAG ACAATGAAACCTTTGATGGAAAAAAGAAGGCGCGCTCGTATCAACGACAGTCTGAACCATTTGAAAAACCTCATCATTCCCCTCACTGGCATAGAT aAGACTCGCCACTCCAAGCTTGAGAAAGCTGACATCCTGGAAATGACTGTGAGATTCCTCAGCGAAATACCCCCTGTTAGTACGAAAA ATACTGCAGACCGTTACAGAGAAGGCTTCAAAGCCTGCCTCGAGCGCGTCTCCACTATGCTTCCCAAAACAAGCCTGGATCAAGACGCGTGTCAGCGGGTGAACGAATTCGTTCAGCAGTCCTCCTCCGCCACAGTCACCCCAACCTGCCTGAACTGCTGCGCTCAGAGCTCCAGGACTCTCCCTCAGATGCAGCAGAAACTCTTGAGCCTCAAATCCAGCTTCAGCTCCAGATTGGAAAACCAGTCCCGCGGCAGCAGCAGCGCAGTGGCTCCCAGCCGCGTGCATCCCGGCCCACAGGCAGTGAGCGCTTCCATGTGGAGACCTTGGTAG